The following is a genomic window from Nocardioides thalensis.
CACCTGCCGCGCGACACCCGCGTGGCCGTCTGAAAGGTCGATCCATCATGCGCCGACTGCGCCGATCCGCCGCCCCCGTGCTCGTGGGGCTCGGCGTGTTCCTGATCGTGGCCGCGGGCCTGGTCCGGTTCTACGCCTATCCCACGCTGGCCAAGGTGCCGGACAACTACAAGGGCGAGACGTTCCTCGAGGCCGAGGGCGCCCGCATCCTCAACTTCGAGACCTACGAGACCGAGGTCCACGACCTCGAGATCACGTCGGGCACCCGCCAGGACGTGGACGCCGACACCGCCGACGGCGACGTCGTCTGGGTCAACGTCGTGACCGCCGAGGTCGAGGGCTGGACCGAGCCGTTCCAGCAGTCGACCGAGCGCGCCGCGTTCGACGAGGTCTCGGGCGAGGGCGTCGAGTGCGACGACTGCGACACCTGGATCGAGGTCAAGGAGGGCGAGGAGACCGTGCGCGAGCCGGTCACGTTCGAGGGCCAGGTCTACAAGTTCCCGTTCGACACCCAGAAGAAGACCTACGAGGTCTGGGACGGCAGCCTGCGCGACACCGCGCCGGCGACCTACGAGGGCACCGAGGAGATCCAGGGGCTGACGGTCTACAAGTTCGTCCAGGAGATCCTGCCGACCGTCATCGAGACCCGTGAGGCGCCCGGCTCGATGTTCGGCTCGGAGGAGGGCACCGTCGACGCCGAGATGACCTACGCCATGACCCGCACCTTCTACATCGAGCCCGTCACCGGCTCGCCCGTGCAGCGGGTCGAGGAGCGGACCCAGCAGCTGAACTACGACGGCCAGGCGGTCGACGTGTTCACCGGAACGGTCAACTTCACCGACGGCGAGGTCGACGCCACCGTGTCCGACCTCGAGGGCCAGGCGCCGCTCCTCGGCGGCATGCGGTTCCTCTTCCCGCTCGGGTTCCTCGTCGTGGGCGTCCTCGCGCTCGCCGCTGGCCTGTTCCTCGGCCGCCGGGCCGAGGACGGCAAGCAGCACGAGGCGCCGGCGGACCGACCGCTGGTCAACGCCTGACGCCCGCTCGCCTCACAGCCTGCTGACGACGGCCTCGAGCAACCGCTCGAGGCCGTCGGCGTCCCACACCGCCGCCCGGGCCCGCAGCGTGAACGTCGTGACGTCGCGGTGCGTCACCGCGCCGAGGGAGATCCCCGAGCCGCCGGCGGTCACCGGGTGGAACGCCAGTCGCTCGACCGCCGGCGCGTCCACGACCCCGAGGTGGGACACGAGCAGGGTCGAGCCGAGCCGCGGCGCGAGCAGGCGCAGGCCGACGGACATGCCGCGCGTCGGGGCCGCCTCGAGCGGCGCGCTCCGCACCGCCTCCCGGATCGCGGCGGCGTCGAGACGCTCGGCGTCCCGGACCCGCAACAGACCGCTGCGGTCGGCGATCGGCGCTCCCGGTGCGTGCGGCGACCCGACGCCGACGGCGATCGCGACGTGCCGGCCGCTCCGCCCGAGCGACCGCTCGTGCTCCACGGCGGCCGCGGTCGCGGCCACGACGATCTCGGTCGTACGGCGCCCGCCGGTCACCGTCGCCTCGGCCATCACGTCGCCGCTTCCTCCGGCGGGCGAGGCGGGACGCAGCCGGGCGGGTGGCGTTGCGGCCACCTCGACGAGACGGCGCGCGACCGACGCGATCCGACCCCCGCCCGGTGGGCGCGCACCCGGCCGCCGGACGTCGCTGGAGACGGGGGAGGGGCCCAGTGCCTCCAGCACCCGCAGCAGACCCAGCCCGTCGGCCGCGCCGTGGTGGGCGGAGATGACGAGCGACGTGCCGGCGGTACCGACGAGCACCGGCGCGGGACGCGCCTCGGCGAGGTCGGTGCGCAGCCCGTCCGGGGAACCGCCGACGGTCACCGCGGGCGCCGCGCCCCAGCCCTGGTCGCGGTAGAGCGCGGCCAGCAGGTCGGCGACGTCGTCGGGACGCGGTCGGTGGGGGAGGTCGGCCGTGAGCAGGATGCGCCACCCGATCCCCGGGTCGGCCGCCCAGGTGTCGTGGTGGCTCACGGCTTGCGGGCCGAGGCGACCAGGCTGACGCCGGGCAGCCGCCGGAGGGGGACCACCCGCTCCATGGCGACGGCGGCGCGAAGACCGGCGTTGAGGACCGGGTGCACCGGCTCCATCTCGCTCTCGGCCGTCGTGTGGCGACGGCGTCGCGCGCGCACGACGGGACGCAGCAGCACGTTCCACGACCAGAGGTCCTCGACCTCCAGCCCGGCCCCGGTGATCCGCGCCCGCAGCTCCTCCCGCTCGTAGCGCCGCACGTGGCCCAGCGCGACGTCGTGGCCGCTCCACAGCCTCATCGAGCAGGGGACGGCGATCAGGGCGCGGCCACCGCGGCGCAGCACCCGGTGGGTCTCGCGGGCGACCGCCTCGTCGTCGTCGATGTGCTCCCACACGTCGGTCGAGATGACCAGGTCGAGGGACTCGTCGGCGAACGGGAGCCGGCGCGCGTCACCGCGCACCACGTCGAGCCCGCGTGACGCGGCGATGCTCGCCCCGACGGGAGTGAACTCGACGCCGGTGACCCGCCAGCCGAGGTCGCGCAGCACGGTGGTGTTGCCTCCCGGACCGCAGCCGACGTCGGCCGCTCGGCCGGCCGGCCACGACCCGACCGTGCGCCGCACGAGGGCCCGCCGCTCGGCGTACCACCAGTGCCGCCGCTCGAGCGCCGCCGACCGGGCGATCTCCTCCTCGTCCACGCGTCGACCCTAGCGGTGCCAGAGACCCGCGGATGCGGCGACGGGGCACCAGCCGGATGGCTGGTGCCCCGTCGCCCGGGTGGGTCAGAAACCGCCGAAGAACATCGTGCGATCGGGGTTCTTCAGGCCCGACCTCACGTTGGACGGGTCGGCGCCCGCCCGCAGCTCACGACCGTCGTCGATGCCACCGAAGTCGGTGTCGGCGTTGGTCGGGTCGGACTTCCGGAAGTTGTGCTTCCGGTTCTTCGATCCGGTGAACTCCGGCTTGTCCCGCACGCTGTCGTTGTCGGTGTCGGGATCGGTCGGGTCCGTCTTGCGCAGGCCCAGGGTGTAGACCGAGCCGTAACGCTTCCAGACGAACACCTTCTGCTTGATCCGGATGCCCTCGATCTCGCGGAAGTCGGTGAGCTTGTCGCCGTCGGTGTCCTTGACGCACGGGTCGGGCTTGACCAGGCCGATGCGCGTCTTCTTGTGCTTGCGGACGCCGAGGTAGACGACCTGCCGCATCCGGATGCCCTTGACCTCCTCGCCGTCACCGAGGCGGTCGCCGTCGGTGTCGACCTTCAGCGGGTTCGTCGAGCCGGTGGAGCAGCGGGTCGGGCCGTTGACCTCGCGCGAGTCGCTGAGGCCGTCGCCGTCGGTGTCGGGATCGAGCGGATCGGTGCCGCGGCTGTCCTCGTCGCCGTCGTTGAGCCCGTCGTCGTCGGAGTCCGGGTCGGTCGGGTCGGTGCCGTTGTCGACCTCGGGACCGTCCTCGACGCCGTCGTTGTCGCTGTCGGGGTCGTTGGGGTTGGTGCCCTCGTTCTGCTCCTGGCCGTCGTCGAGGCCGTCGTTGTCGGTGTCGGGGTCGGTCGGGTCGGTGCCGTTGTCGACCTCGTCGCCGTCGTTGACGCCGTCGTCGTCGGTGTCGGGGTCGTTGGGGTCGGTGCCTTCGGCGGCCTCGTCCTCGTCGGAGAGCCCGTCGTTGTCACCGTCGGTCACCGTCGGGTCGTTGGGGTCGAGCGGGTCGGTGCCGTTGTCGATCTCGGTGCCGTCGTCGATCCCGTCACCGTCGGTGTCGGGGTCGAGCGGGTCGGTGCCGTTGTCGACCTCGTCGCCGTCGTCGATCCCGTCACCGTCGGTGTCCGCGGTGTTGGGGTCCGTGCCGGTCTCCCTGATCTCCTCGCCGTCGGTCAGGCCGTCGCCGTCCGAGTCCGGGTTGGCCGGGTCGGTCGGATCGTTGTCGTAGCCGTCGTTGAGGTCGCCCGAGGTCTCGTCCGCGTCGCTGATGCCGTCGCCGTCGGTGTCGGTCTGCGCCGGGTCGTTGGGGTCGAGCGGGTCGGTGCCGTCGTCGACCTCGTCGCCGTCGCTGATGCCGTCACCGTCGGTGTCGGGATCGAGCGGGTCGGTGCCCTCGGTCCGCTCCTCGCCGTCGGTCAGCCCGTCGTCGTCGGAGTCGGGATCGAGCGGGTCGGTGCCGTTGTCGGCCTCGTCGCCGTCGTTGACGCCGTCGTTGTCGGTGTCCGGGTCGAGCGGGTCGGTGCCGTTGTCGGCCTCGTCGCCGTCGTTGACGCCGTCGTTGTCGGTGTCGGCGTCGTCGGGATCGGTGCCGAGCGCGTCCTCCTCGTCGTTGGTGAGGCCGTCACCGTCGGGGTCGTTCGGGTCCGTCGGGTCGTTGGGGTCGAGCGGGTCGGTGCCGTTGTCGACCTCGTCGCCGTCGTTGATCCCGTCACCGTCCGTGTCGGGGTTGTTGGGGTCGGTGTCCGCTGCGTTCTCCTCGGAGTCGGTGAGGCCGTCGCCGTCGGTGTCGGCTGCGAGCGGGTCGGTCGGTGCGCCGTCGAACTGGTTGCCCGAGCCGTCGACCTCGGCGCCGTCCTGGATGCCGTCGCCGTCGGTGTCCGGGTCGTTGGGGTCGGTGCCCTCGGTGTTCTCCTCGGAGTCGGTCAGGCCGTCGCCATCGGAGTCGGGTGCCAGCGGGTCGGTCGGTGCGCCGTCGAACTCGTTGCCAGAGCCGTCGACCTCGGGGCCGTCCTGGATGCCGTCGCCGTCGGTGTCCGGGTCGTTCGGGTCGGTGCCGAGCTGGCTCTCCTCGGAGTCGGTCAGGCCGTCGCCGTCAGTGTCGGTCTGGACGTCGTCCGCAGGGTCGAGCGGGTCGGTGCCGTCGACGTTGACCTCGGTGCCGTCGTTGACGCCACCGTTATCAGTGTCGGGGTCGTTGGGGTCGGTGCCCTCGGTGTTCTCCTCGGAGTCCGACAGCCCGTCGCCGTCGGTGTCGGCTGCGAGCGGGTCGGTCGGTGCGCCGTCGAACTGGTTGCCCGAGCCGTCGACCTCGGCGCCGTCCTGGATGCCGTCGTTGTCGGTGTCGGGGTCGTTGGGGTCGGTGCCGAGCTGGTTCTCCTCGTCGTCGGTGAGACCGTCACCGTCGGAGTCCTGGGGCGCGGTCGTGCACTCGACGCCGCCGGTCGGGGCGGTGGCCTCGACGTCCGCCGGACCGACGGCGAGGTCGAGGTCGACCGCAGGCGAGCCGAGCAGCTCCGCGTGCAGGACGACCCGCAGGACTGCGTCCTGGGAACCGGAACCCGTGGCGCCGGAGCTGGTGTTCGTGAACGAGCCGAGACCCACCTGGAGATCGATGTTGGCCAGGCCGAGGTTGACCGGGACGTCGATCAGCTGGCCCTGGGCCGAGATCGTGGCGATCGTGACGCCGCCGACGATCACCTGGGCGGTGACGTTCTCACGGCTCGCCGTGCCGGTGGTGCCGTCGGACTCCGCCCGGGTGGTCACCCCCTCGGAGAGCCGGATGGTGATGCCGCCGAGGAGACCGGTGAGCAGCCGGACGTCGCCGACGGTGGTGTCGACCTGCGAGACCATGTGGGAAGCGCCGTCGCCGTCGGCGTCCTCGAGGAACGTCCGGGCCTCGGACTCGACGGCCCCGATCTGGGCGACCGAGCCGAAGCCGGGGACGCTGACCAGCGTTGCCGCGGCCAGCGACGTGGTGGCGCGCCCGAGCAGCCGGATGTTGCCGTCCGCCGGCGGGCACTCGTCCGCGCTCACGTAGTTGGCCTCGACGTCGCCGCTGATGACGCCGAGGTTGGCGATCGAGGCCAGGTCGACGGGAAGCAGGGTGTCGCTCGAGGCCGCCGACGGCGGAGCCGTGACGGTCTCCTCGTCGACCTCGAGTGGCAGCGTCAACAGCTCGGCGTCGAGGTTGGCGCTCGTCGACGTCACGTTGGGCGCCGCGGTGGTGCTGTCGGCCTCCGTGTACGAGTGGCCGATCGGGACCCTCGTCGCCGCGCCGCCGAGGATGTCGGCGGGCAGGTGGACGAGGTCGCCGTGGGCCGACCCGCTGTACGGCGCCGGCAGCGGGTCGGCGTGGGCCGGCGCTGCCGGGGCGGTGAGGGTGAACGCGCTCGCGGTGACCGCCGCGGTTCCCCCCAGGACGATGGTGCGCGCTGCGGTGGCGGCGCGACGACGTAGAACCTGCATTGGATGGCTCCCTCTTGCATCCGCGCGTTCGGTGGAATTGGAGCCTAAACCCATTTCTTGCAGCCGACCCCCAGTCTTGCAACGAAGCACTTTTCGGAAGGTTTCGTGCTATTGCCGGGACGTCCATTCCCCGAGACGACAGGCAGCAGCCCCCGGACACGCGGTGTCCGGGGGCTGCTCTCCGCAACGGCCGTCAGCCGCCCGCGGTGCCCAACCTCCCCTGCGGGTCCCGCGGTCCCGACCTGACGTCGGCCGGGTCGGAGCCGGCGCGCAGCTCCTTGCCGTCCGTGATGCCGCCGAAGTCGGTGTCGGCGTTGGTCGGGTCGGACTTCCGGAAGCCGTGGGCCTTGTTGCGGCGCCCGGTGATCTCGGCCAGGTCCGGGACGCCGTCGTCGTCGGTGTCACGGTCGGTCGGGTCCGTCACCCGCTTGCCGATCCGGTACGAGCTCCCGAACTTCGCTCGCACGATCACCTTCTGCCCCAGGCGCGAGCCACGGACCTCCCGGCGGTCGCTGAGGCCGTCGGCGTCGGTGTCCTTCACGCACGGGTCCGGCCGGACCAGCCCGATCCGGGTCTTCCCGTGCTTGCGGACGCCGAGGTAGACCACCTGGCGCAGCCGGATCCCATTGACCTCCGAACCGTCGCCGAGACCGTCGTTGTCGGTGTCGCGGTCGAGCGGGTCGGTGTTGCCGGTCGAGCAGTTGGTCGGCCCGTTGACCTCCTGGCCGTCCTCGAGCCCGTCGTCGTCGGTGTCGGGGTCGAGCGGGTCGGTGTCGGTCTCCTCGACCTCCTCGCCGTCCTCGAGCCCGTCGTCGTCGGTGTCGGGGTCGAGCGGGTCGGTGCCGATCCCGTCGTCCGGTCCGTTGCCGTCGTGGTCGACCTCCTCGCCGTCGGTGAGCCCGTCGTCGTCGGTGTCCGGGTCGTTGGGGTCGGTGCCGTGGTCGTCCTCCTCGTCGTCCGGCAGCCCGTCATTGTCGGCGTCGTTGTCGCACGCCTGCGGGTTGTCGGACGGGTCGAGCGGATCGGTGTCGTTGTCGACCTCGGTCCCGTCGTTGACGCAGTCGTCGTCGGTGTCGGGGTCCAACGGGTCGGTGCCGGTGCCGGTGTCCGGACCGTCGCCGTCGGTGTCGACCTCCTCACCGTCCTCGAGGCCGTCGTCGTCGGAGTCGGGGTCGAGCGGGTCGGTTCCGTAGCCCTCGTCGGGCCCGGGGCCGTCGTGGTCGACCTCCTCGCCGTCGGTGAGCCCGTCGTCGTCGGAGTCGGGGTCGAGCGGGTCGGTGCCGTGGTCGGGCTCCTCGTCGTCCGGCAGCCCGTCGTTGTCGCGGTCGACGACGTCGCACTCGACGCCGCCCGTGGGGGCGGTGGCGGTCGCGTCCATCTGGCCGAGGCCGAGGTGGAGGTCGACGAGCTCGGTGGCGAGCGGGCCGCTGCCGAGCGTCGCGTTGAGGTCGACCGCGAGGACCGCGTCCAGCGACGCGGACGCGGTGGCGCCCTCGCTGGTGTCCTCCGGG
Proteins encoded in this region:
- a CDS encoding methyltransferase domain-containing protein, with translation MDEEEIARSAALERRHWWYAERRALVRRTVGSWPAGRAADVGCGPGGNTTVLRDLGWRVTGVEFTPVGASIAASRGLDVVRGDARRLPFADESLDLVISTDVWEHIDDDEAVARETHRVLRRGGRALIAVPCSMRLWSGHDVALGHVRRYEREELRARITGAGLEVEDLWSWNVLLRPVVRARRRRHTTAESEMEPVHPVLNAGLRAAVAMERVVPLRRLPGVSLVASARKP
- a CDS encoding DUF3068 domain-containing protein produces the protein MRRLRRSAAPVLVGLGVFLIVAAGLVRFYAYPTLAKVPDNYKGETFLEAEGARILNFETYETEVHDLEITSGTRQDVDADTADGDVVWVNVVTAEVEGWTEPFQQSTERAAFDEVSGEGVECDDCDTWIEVKEGEETVREPVTFEGQVYKFPFDTQKKTYEVWDGSLRDTAPATYEGTEEIQGLTVYKFVQEILPTVIETREAPGSMFGSEEGTVDAEMTYAMTRTFYIEPVTGSPVQRVEERTQQLNYDGQAVDVFTGTVNFTDGEVDATVSDLEGQAPLLGGMRFLFPLGFLVVGVLALAAGLFLGRRAEDGKQHEAPADRPLVNA